The Castor canadensis chromosome 8, mCasCan1.hap1v2, whole genome shotgun sequence genome contains a region encoding:
- the Kiaa1586 gene encoding LOW QUALITY PROTEIN: E3 SUMO-protein ligase KIAA1586 homolog (The sequence of the model RefSeq protein was modified relative to this genomic sequence to represent the inferred CDS: inserted 8 bases in 6 codons; deleted 2 bases in 2 codons), producing MGDPGPEMIGSVPAAGPAAREPAAEENEDDIQFVGEGLSRPVLEYIDLVCGGNEEPHIHHSDILFPKMPKREGECLHFLNVKKVKTGTESNNRNKNHWIVXKSKEPSYKYVDPAVIEERPLWSTNKXDNLVLPDCWSEKQAFMFTEQYKWLEIKEGKLGCKDCSTVRHLGPKAEKHVHVSKEWIAYLVTPNGSNKTTRQAFLRKKIRERDISKAHSKIQGLLKDSVNDSVSTVVHKQNSKNTDFTIKVFNTVYSLVKHNRPLSDIEGAVELQENNGEVNCLNTRYSATRIAEHIAKXKMKIFKSNVEENAKVCXIIDEAYAVSKKSTXLCTLLSAPAPVTLFVALKELVSTTECIFNTLFTTLNDFGFTNEYLKANSIAFCSDGANLMLGRKSGVAIKLLELFPEVIIWNCLNHRLQLSLDDSISEIKQVNHFKVFLDKIYCLYHQPNKNQTKLLGSVAKELEIEINKIGWVMGPRWAACGLQAATAAWHAYPALYMHFFHSYPGLAKRLANVNFLQDLALMIDILEEFSVLSTALQSTSTNIQKAEKLIKQTIKALENLKIGTGKYESQVEDLVNSEKFKDTPFNKNDKFNALRRSMLLENIQQMNLRLLSDRNHDENLFNYFDLLEPSTWPYEEITSPWTSGEEKLLHLCEILKYEINLSEFREFVNNDIKPNNVSXATQKAKKIVSTIAISSAEAKRGFNLINVICTRVRNTLTIGHIPDLMTVNLLGKELADWDATPFVNSWSNCNHRLAADTRVRQKSTKAFYENQLATWNLE from the exons ATGGGAGACCCGGGGCCGGAG ATGATAGGATCCGTGCCGGCGGCCGGGCCCGCGGCGCGCGAGCCAGCGGCGGAGGAGAACGAAGATGACATTCAGTTCGTCGGC GAAGGACTGTCAAGACCAGTTCTTGAGTACATTGACTTGGTTTGTGGTGGTAATGAAGAGCCTCACATCCACCACAGTGAT attctGTTTCCTAAAATGCCAAAACGAGAGGGTgaatgtttgcattttttaaatgtgaagaaGGTGAAAACAGGCACAGAAAGTAATAATAGGAACAAAAATCACTGGATTG TTAAGTCAAAGGAACCCAGTTACAAGTATGTTGATCCAGCAGTCATTGAAGAAAGGCCACTGTGGtcaacaaata tagataatctTGTGCTTCCAGATTGTTGGAGTGAAAAACAAGCATTTATGTTTACAGAACAGTATAAATGGCTTGAAATAAAAGAAGGTAAATTGGGATGTAAGGATTGCTCAACAGTTCGACATTTGGGACCAAAAGCAGAAAAGCATGTCCATGTGTCTAAGGAATGGATTGCCTATTTAGTAACCCCTAATGGTAGTAATAAAACTACCAGGCAAGCTTTTCTTCGGAAAAAGATTAGGGAACGTGACATTTCTAAAGCTCACAGTAAAATTCAAGGTTTGTTA AAGGATTCAGTTAATGACTCAGTTTCCACTGTAGTGCAtaaacaaaatagtaaaaatactgattttactATAAAAGTGTTTAACACTGTCTACAGTTTAGTAAAACATAATAGACCTTTATCTGATATTGAAGGGGCAGTAGAATTacaggagaataatggagaggtcAATTGTTTAAATACACGCTACAGTGCAACAAGGATAGCAGAACATATTGCAA GGAAGATGAAGATATTTAAGAGTAATGTAGAAGAGAATGCCAAAGTCTG CATAATTGATGAGGCATATGCAGTTTCCAAGAAAAGCAC TCTGTGTACACTTCTGTCAGCTCCTGCACCTGTT ACGTTATTTGTTGCTTTAAAAGAATTGGTGTCAACTACAGAGTGCATTTTTAATACATTGTTCACTACTTTAAATGATTTCGGCTTTACAAATGAGTATTTGAAAGCAAATTCAATTGCATTTTGTTCTGATGGTGCTAATCTGATGCTGGGAAGAAAGTCTGGAGTAGCTATAAAATTGTTAGAACTCTTTCCTGAAGTCATTATTTGGAACTGTTTAAACCATCGATTGCAATTGTCACTTGATGATTCAATATCTGAAATAAAACAAGTTAATCATTTTAAAGTGTTTCTTGATAAAATTTATTGTCTTTATCATCAGCCTAATAAGAATCAAACCAAGCTTTTAGGAAGCGTAGCTAAAGAACTTGaaattgaaattaataaaattggctGGGTAATGGGACCAAGATGGGCGGCATGCGGTTTACAAGCTGCTACTGCTGCATGGCATGCATATCCCGCactatatatgcatttttttcattcttacccTGGTTTGGCAAAGAGATTAGCTAACGTGAATTTCTTGCAAGACCTTGCTTTGATGATTGACATTCTTGAAGAATTCTCAGTACTTTCAACTGCATTACAGTCAACATCAACTAACattcagaaagcagaaaaattgaTCAAGCAAACCATAAAAGcattggaaaatttaaaaattggtacTGGAAAGTATGAATCTCAGGTTGAAGATTTGGTTAATTCAGAGAAGTTTAAAGATACtccatttaataaaaatgataaatttaatgCTCTTCGTAGGAGTATGTTActagaaaatattcaacaaatgaaCTTACGCCTTTTATCTGACAGAAACCATGATGaaaatctttttaattattttgatttgCTAGAACCTTCTACATGGCCTTATGAAGAAATAACTTCACCGTGGACATCTGGTGAAGAAAAGTTACTTCATTtgtgtgaaattttaaaatatgaaattaactTGAGTGAATTTAGGGAGTTTGTAAATAATGATATAAAGCCAAACAATGTTT TAGCTACACAAAAAGCTAAGAAGATAGTTAGCACAATTGCAATCAGTAGTGCTGAAGCCAAAAGAGGTTTCAATTTAATAAACGTAATTTGTACAAGAGTGAGAAATACGTTAACAATAGGTCACATACCAGATTTGATGACAGTAAATTTATTGGGGAAAGAGCTGGCAGATTGGGATGCAACTCCATTTGTAAACTCTTGGTCAAATTGCAACCATAGGTTGGCTGCAGATACAAGAGTTCGGCAAAAGTCAACAAAAGCCTTCTATGAGAATCAATTGGCTACATGGAACTTAGAATAA